One Natrinema longum genomic window, ACTACCAGCACATTCAGGACAAGATCGAGAAGGCGATCGAGGTCACCCGCGAGGGGCTCGAGGAGTACGAGAACCCGGCGGTCATGTGGACCGGCGGCAAGGACTCGACGCTCACGCTGTACTTCATCAAGGAGGTCGCCGACCGATTCGACCTCGAGGTACCGCCCGCGGTCTTCATCGACCACTACCAGCACTTCGACGAGATCCACGACTTCGTCGACCACTGGGCCGACGAGTGGGATCTCGAGGTCATCTACGCGCGCAACGAGGACGTCGGCGAGTACGTCGACGAACACGGCTTAGAGCCCGGCGACGACATCGACATCTCGGAGCTCTCCGAGCACAACCAGCACCACGTCCGCGAGATCCTCGAGTACGAGGAGGACACCTTCCCGTTCCTGCTCGACACCTACGTCGGCAACCACCTGCTGAAGACGGTCGCGCTCAACGACGCGCTCGAGACGCACGACATCGACGGCGTCATCTCCGGCGTCCGCTGGGACGAACAGGAGGCCCGCGCCGACGAGACGTTCTTCTCGCCGCGCCACGACCCCGACATCTACCCGCCTCACGACCGCATCCAGCCCATCCTGCAGTTCGACGAAGCCGCAGTGTGGGAGGCCTTCTGGAACTTCGTGGTGCCGGACACGGTCGAGAACTTCCCCGAGGAAGGTTACGTTCCAGAAGCCGACGACGACCTCCCCGAGGGCGTCGAACAGGACGACATTCCGATCTCGCCGAAGTACTTCGCCGGCTTCCGCTCGCTGGGCAGCGAAGTCAGTACCGAAAAGAGCGACGAGGACCCCGCCTGGCTGCAGGACCTCGAGGGGACCACCGAACGCGCCGGCCGCGCCCAGGACAAGGAAGACCTGATGGAGCGCCTGCGCGATCTGGGCTACATGTAGGCCGACCGCGGTCGAGGACCGCTCGAGACGCTAAGTAGCGATTTTTCGGTTCGCTCGCTCGAAGAAGCGGCAGTGCGGGCGCGATCGTCGCCCGCTGAATCGCGATCGTCACAGCTCCGCTGGGTAGAAATCGGTCGATCGGCGAGAACGAAATTCCAGTCCGCTGCTATCGGCCCGTGGCGCGGTACTCGCCGTGTTTGACGCCCAGGGCGAGCATGAGCAGCCCGAAGACGATCATCGACGGCGCGACCATCATCAGTATGGTGTCTGTTCCCATGGGGGTGGCGATCATGCCCCCGATTCCGATCCCGATCACGACGATAAACGCGACTGCCGTCTTTGGAAGATCGAACTTCATGTGCGATCCTTAGGAAGGAGACTCCTAATGGTATCGGGAATCGGCAGTCCGTTCACGACGGTTGGTTCGGAGCGATCCGACGGCTACTCCGAGGGACGAACCAGGTTCGCCAGCGTGACGACGCCGCCGAGGAACCAGCCAAGCGGGAAGGAGATTCCGACCCACATCCCGGCGTAGGCAGCGCCCTCGAGGGTGAAGTTCTCGCGAAGGTACTCGCTCAGGCCGCCGACGAACAACACGTTGTCGAGCACCCAGACGGCGAAGTCGTAGCTGGGATCGAGAACGTAGGGATGCAGCGACGGCGTCACGAGCGCGGCGACGACGGGGGGCAGGAACAGCGCCGTCATCGCGAACGGGTACGCGAGGCCGACCGTCGTCCCGCGACCGCCGAGCTTCGAGCACGTCGCGGCGAGCGCGGTCGAAAGCGTCGCGACGCCACTCGCCGCTGCGACCGCGAGGACCGCGTCGAGGGGGATATCGACCTGTTCCATGTACGACATCGCGCCCCAGGCGAGGGTCAACAGTCCCCAGCCCAGCAGCGCGATAGCCGTGACGCCGATGATTCCCAGCCGGGTCTGTGTCGAGTCGAGTTTCGCCGCGTAGAAGCGGGTCGCGAGTCCGAGAACGGTAAGCGGATAGAGGACGAGCAAGCCGAGGACTCCGAGCGCGCTCCAGCCGTGGTAAGCGACCTTCTGTGGGAGGGTCTCGGGTTTCCATTTGCCCATGACGGAGTGACCCCGGCCACGCTGCCGGCGGAAGACGAGCTCCATCCAGGCACCGTGTAACCGGCGGATGTCGGCTTTTACCGCGCCGACGAACCCACCACCGCCACCGCTTCGTGAGCGGGTAGCCATACGCGAGCCAAAAAGCCGATGTACCGTAAACTTTCCTGCTTTTTCTTCGCCGACGACACGTCACCCGTCGGGGCGCTCGGCAACGTCGCGAACGCGAGTTCCGAACAGCCGGGACACGAAGTAACGGTCGCCGATCAGTTCCAGGGCGCGAAGTCGGGATCGACCGCGCGGTTCGTCTCGTCGATGGCGTCGATGGCGTCGATATCCGCCGGATCGAGGTCGACCGTCAGCGACTCCCAGTTGTCGCCGATGTGGTCCTCGCCCGTCGCCTTCGGAATCGCGATGACGCCCTTCTCGCGCGCCCAGGCGAGGCTGACCTGCGCCTCGCTGGCGTCGTGTTTCGCGGCGATCTCCTGTATCTCGGGTTGGTCGAAGACCCGTCCACGTGCCAGCGGCGAATAGCCTACGACTTCGATATCGTGCTCTGTACAGGTTTCCCGGATCTCCGCCTGGGGAAGCAGCGGGTGAAGTTCGACCTGATTCGCGACGATCGGCGCGTCACAGACGTCGACTGCTTCCTCGAGGTGCTCGGGCTGGAAGTTGCTGACGCCGACGTTCTCGATCAGTCCCTCCTCGTAGAGTTCGGAAAGTGCCGAGAGTGTCTCCTCGGCGTCGTACTCTCCGGCCGGCCAGTGAACGTACAGCAGGTCGACGTACTCGACACCGAGCCGGTCGAGACTGTCCCGAGCCGTCTCGAGGACGTCCTCGTGTGACAGGTTCGAGATCCAGATCTTGGTCGCGAGGAAGATATCCTCGCGGTCGACGTCCGCGGCGGCGATCCCCTCGCCGACCGCTTCCTCGTTGTCGTAGATCTGGGCCGTATCGATGTGACGGTAGCCCATCTCGAGGGCCGTTCGGACGCTCTCGGCGCACTGTTCGGGGTCCTCGTTTTGCCAGGTTCCGAGGCCGAGCATCGGTATCCCGCTGGTGGTCGGACACGTCTCTGGTGCGATGGTATCGGCGTCGTGAGTTGCCATGTACGACCGAACAGCCAGCGTGCGAAAAGGGGTTTTGGTACCGGTCAGCGGTTCGCCTTGCGACAGCCGAATCGACCGACGGTGACCGAACGGGAGTACGAATGGCAGTCGTGGCCCACTCGAGTGCTACTCGTACAGGTGGTTCCAGGGGCGCTCGCGCTCGAGTGCCGCGCTCGCCGCGAGGACGTCGTCGTCCGCGAACCGTCGCCCGACGAGTTGGAGGCCGACTGGGTGGCCACGGTCGGTCACTCCGGCGGGTGCGGACGCGACGGGGTGGCCGGTCCAGTTGAACGGCCAGGTCATCGGCCACTCCCAGGCGTCGTCACCGAGGTCGGCGTAGAGTTCGCGGTCGGCGCGCGAGAGCGTCGGCGTCACGAGCAGATCGTAGTCGGCGAGGACGTCCTGGACGGCGTCGTACATGTCCGTCCGAGCGATGCCGGATCGGGCGACGTCTTCGGGGCCGTACTCCTCGGCGACGTGGAGCATCGCGAGCAGACTGTCGGAGACCGCTTCGGACTGGTCCCGAAAGTCGACGCCGTGGCTCTCCTCGATGAGGGTCGCGTTCTCGAGAACGGAGGTCGTGTACGCCGGCATCGCGGCCTCGGTCAGTTCGGCCATCGAATAGCCGTGATCGACGGTCACTGTCTCGACCGTCGCACCCGCGTCCGCGAACGCGGTAACGGCCTCGTCGGCGACCGCACGGACCTCGTCGACGACCGGAAAGACGTCGAGGTCGGGGCTGTACGCGATGCGATAGTCGTCGATCGACCGATCGACGGCTCCACGGTAGTCGATATCGACCGGGACGCTGTTCGGGTCGTCCGGATGCGGCCCGTCCATCACCGAGAGCAACAGCGCGGCGTCCTCGACGGTTCGGGTCATCGGCCCCTTCGTCGTGTGTTGGAGTTCCCGGCCGAACGCGCTCGGTCGTCCGTCGTCCGGAACCAGCCCGAACGTCGGTTTGAACCCGTAGACGCCACACGCCGCGGCGGGAATGCGCAGCGAGCCGCCCGCGTCGCTGCCCGTCGCGATCGGCGTCATCCCTGCGGCCAGCGCCGCCGCCGAGCCACCCGAGGAGCCCCCCGCGTTCAGGTCGGTGTCGATCGGCGACGCCGTCGGCCCGATCAACTCGTTGTCGGTCGTTCCCTTGTGACCGAACTCCGGCGTATTCGTCTTCCCGATCACGACCGCGCCGGCGTCCTCGAGTCGCTCGACGATCGCCGACGTTCGCTCGGCGACGTGGTCCGCGAACAGCGCCGAACCGTACGTATGACGGACGCCCGCTTTCAGCGCGCCGAGGTCCTTCAGCGCCAGGGGCACGCCGTGAAGCGGCCCCACCTCCTCGCCGTCCGCGAGCGCCCGGTCGGCTTCGGCGGCGGCCTCGCGTGCGTCGTCCGCACAGACCGTGACGAAGGCGTTGATCGCGTCGTCCCGGTCATCGATTCGCTCGAGGTGGGCCTCGACGGCCTCGGTCGCCGTGATCGCTCCCGTTCGGATTCGAGCCGCGAGTGCGATCGCGGAAAGACCGGTCGTGGTACTCTCGTCTGTCATGAGAGTAAGATCCACTGGAAGTATGATAATTGTTACCGTTCCGATTCGTGGCTATCGGGACGACGATGGGTTCCGTCTCGACGGAACGGGGCGTCGGCCGTCGCCTCGCGTCCGGGAAGCAGACACGCTTTTCAGCGACGGTCACTTACCCCCACTCGATGGACTCCGCCGCGTTGTTGGATTTACTCGGGAACGAAAACCGAAGGCGGATCCTTCGGTTGCTCGCCCGCAAACCCTGTTATGTTACTGAAATTTCTGAGTATCTCGGTGTGAGTCCCAAGGCGGTTATCGAACACTTGCGAAAACTCGAGGAGGCAGGACTGATCGAGAGCCGCGTCGACGACCAGCGGCGGAAGTACTTTCATATCGCACGCAACGTTCGACTCGAGGTGAACGTCTCTCCCTACGGCTTCGCGAGCAAGAGCGCCTATCCCTCGAACAACAGTTTCGATATCACGACCTGTCGTCACCTCACGTTCGATGCCACCCTGGACGACACCGACGATCTCGACGAACTGCTCGCCGCGTTGGAAGACCTCGAACAGCTCGAAAACGAGCTCTCGTTGGCCCAGCGGTGGGTACAGGGGCGGCTGTACGACGTCCTCGATAGCATCTCGGAGACCGTTGGCGCTGGCCCGGAGAGTCGGATTTACGCCGACCTGCTCGCGAGCGTGCGTTCGGAACCGAAATCGGTCGGCGACCTCAGCGAGGACATCGACGCTCCCCGAGAAGTCGTCGCCGAGTTGCTCGAGGTGATGGCCGACAACGGGATCGTTCGCCGGACCGAGGACGGCTGGGAGTTAACCACAAACGGGTAACACGGTCCTCGAACACGGCTCGTACGGACACCTATTAGTCGGTGCCAGCCCAGCCGCGACCCGCTGTGGGTGTGCCGGGACCGGTGGCAACAGCCCGCCTCAGTCGACGTCCCTCGAGAGCCCGTTCCGAAGATCGCGGCCGAAGTAGTACCCCACGACCGACGCGAGGAGTCCGACGGTCGCGCCGACGG contains:
- a CDS encoding amidase, with protein sequence MTDESTTTGLSAIALAARIRTGAITATEAVEAHLERIDDRDDAINAFVTVCADDAREAAAEADRALADGEEVGPLHGVPLALKDLGALKAGVRHTYGSALFADHVAERTSAIVERLEDAGAVVIGKTNTPEFGHKGTTDNELIGPTASPIDTDLNAGGSSGGSAAALAAGMTPIATGSDAGGSLRIPAAACGVYGFKPTFGLVPDDGRPSAFGRELQHTTKGPMTRTVEDAALLLSVMDGPHPDDPNSVPVDIDYRGAVDRSIDDYRIAYSPDLDVFPVVDEVRAVADEAVTAFADAGATVETVTVDHGYSMAELTEAAMPAYTTSVLENATLIEESHGVDFRDQSEAVSDSLLAMLHVAEEYGPEDVARSGIARTDMYDAVQDVLADYDLLVTPTLSRADRELYADLGDDAWEWPMTWPFNWTGHPVASAPAGVTDRGHPVGLQLVGRRFADDDVLAASAALERERPWNHLYE
- a CDS encoding aldo/keto reductase; this encodes MATHDADTIAPETCPTTSGIPMLGLGTWQNEDPEQCAESVRTALEMGYRHIDTAQIYDNEEAVGEGIAAADVDREDIFLATKIWISNLSHEDVLETARDSLDRLGVEYVDLLYVHWPAGEYDAEETLSALSELYEEGLIENVGVSNFQPEHLEEAVDVCDAPIVANQVELHPLLPQAEIRETCTEHDIEVVGYSPLARGRVFDQPEIQEIAAKHDASEAQVSLAWAREKGVIAIPKATGEDHIGDNWESLTVDLDPADIDAIDAIDETNRAVDPDFAPWN
- a CDS encoding ArsR/SmtB family transcription factor; its protein translation is MDSAALLDLLGNENRRRILRLLARKPCYVTEISEYLGVSPKAVIEHLRKLEEAGLIESRVDDQRRKYFHIARNVRLEVNVSPYGFASKSAYPSNNSFDITTCRHLTFDATLDDTDDLDELLAALEDLEQLENELSLAQRWVQGRLYDVLDSISETVGAGPESRIYADLLASVRSEPKSVGDLSEDIDAPREVVAELLEVMADNGIVRRTEDGWELTTNG
- a CDS encoding DUF7333 family protein, giving the protein MKFDLPKTAVAFIVVIGIGIGGMIATPMGTDTILMMVAPSMIVFGLLMLALGVKHGEYRATGR
- a CDS encoding phosphoadenosine phosphosulfate reductase family protein; translation: MSDNAPDYADVDYTDGEGEDPVDYQHIQDKIEKAIEVTREGLEEYENPAVMWTGGKDSTLTLYFIKEVADRFDLEVPPAVFIDHYQHFDEIHDFVDHWADEWDLEVIYARNEDVGEYVDEHGLEPGDDIDISELSEHNQHHVREILEYEEDTFPFLLDTYVGNHLLKTVALNDALETHDIDGVISGVRWDEQEARADETFFSPRHDPDIYPPHDRIQPILQFDEAAVWEAFWNFVVPDTVENFPEEGYVPEADDDLPEGVEQDDIPISPKYFAGFRSLGSEVSTEKSDEDPAWLQDLEGTTERAGRAQDKEDLMERLRDLGYM